Proteins from a single region of Punica granatum isolate Tunisia-2019 chromosome 8, ASM765513v2, whole genome shotgun sequence:
- the LOC116187128 gene encoding AAA-ATPase ASD, mitochondrial-like — MPPKMFEMWATMGSTIASLMFMWAIVRQYCPYEVRRYLEKYTHQLMSFFYPYVKISIHEFTGDRLKRSEAYAAVEAYLSVNSSKTAKRLKAEMGKDSTNLVLSMDEYERVTDEFKGAKVWWVSSKIVSPSRPMSYYPEQEKRYYRLSFHKRYREIITEAYLEHVIREGKEILSRNRQRKLYTNSPGYKWLSYKQTMWSHIVFEHPATFDTMALETEKKKEIVEDLVTFSESKDFYTRIGKAWKRGYLLYGPPGTGKSTMIAAMANFLNYDVYDLELTAVKDNTELRKLLIETTSKSIIVIEDIDCSLDLTGQRKKKAEKPYPGEDEAEKAKAVEVPKREPYEEGAATSKVTLSGLLNFIDGLWSACGGERLIVFTTNYVEKLDPALIRRGRMDKHIELSYCSFEGFRVLAKNYLNLKTHEMFERVEDLISKVKITPADVAENLMPKSPTDDPEKCLSRLIQALEEMKRTDETKEESAKEEIIQS, encoded by the coding sequence ATGCCTCCTAAGATGTTTGAAATGTGGGCTACGATGGGGTCGACCATCGCGAGCCTCATGTTCATGTGGGCGATCGTGAGGCAGTATTGCCCCTACGAGGTCCGGCGCTACTTGGAGAAGTACACCCACCAGCTCATGAGCTTCTTCTACCCGTACGTAAAGATCTCGATCCACGAGTTCACAGGGGACCGGCTCAAGAGGAGCGAGGCCTACGCTGCGGTCGAGGCCTACCTGAGCGTGAACTCCTCCAAGACCGCGAAGAGGCTGAAAGCCGAGATGGGGAAGGACAGCACCAATCTCGTGCTGAGCATGGATGAGTACGAGAGAGTCACTGATGAGTTCAAGGGAGCGAAGGTCTGGTGGGTCTCGAGCAAGATCGTGTCCCCTTCGAGGCCCATGTCGTACTATCCCGAGCAGGAGAAGCGCTACTACCGGCTCAGCTTTCATAAGCGGTATCGAGAGATCATCACCGAGGCTTATCTCGAGCACGTGATTCGGGAAGGGAAGGAAATCCTGTCCCGGAACAGGCAAAGGAAGCTTTACACTAACTCCCCGGGGTACAAGTGGTTGAGCTACAAGCAGACTATGTGGAGTCACATTGTGTTCGAGCACCCGGCTACGTTTGATACCATGGCCCTGGAGACcgaaaagaagaaggagatcGTCGAGGATTTGGTGACGTTCAGCGAGAGCAAGGATTTCTACACGAGGATCGGAAAAGCTTGGAAGAGGGGCTACCTCCTCTATGGGCCACCAGGAACGGGAAAGTCCACGATGATCGCCGCAATGGCGAATTTCTTGAATTATGATGTGTATGATCTTGAACTGACTGCGGTGAAGGACAATACAGAGCTAAGGAAGCTCCTGATCGAGACCACGAGCAAGTCGATCATCGTGATAGAGGACATAGACTGCTCTCTTGATCTCACTGGGCAGAGGAAAAAGAAGGCAGAGAAGCCATATCCCGGGGAGGATGAGGCCGAGAAGGCAAAGGCGGTGGAAGTCCCAAAGAGAGAGCCCTACGAGGAGGGCGCTGCCACGAGCAAGGTGACACTCTCAGGGCTTCTCAACTTCATTGACGGGCTGTGGTCGGCCTGTGGAGGGGAGAGGCTGATCGTGTTCACGACAAACTATGTCGAGAAACTGGACCCTGCGCTCATAAGGCGAGGTCGCATGGACAAGCACATAGAGCTCTCCTACTGCAGCTTTGAGGGATTCAGAGTTCTCGCGAAGAATTACCTCAATCTCAAGACACACGAGATGTTCGAGAGGGTTGAGGATCTGATCAGTAAAGTGAAGATCACACCGGCCGATGTGGCGGAGAATCTCATGCCCAAGTCCCCCACAGATGATCCCGAGAAATGCCTCTCGAGGTTGATTCAAGCTCTCGAGGAGATGAAGAGAACAGATGAAACGAAGGAAGAATCTGCCAAGGAAGAAATTATTCAGTCGTGA
- the LOC116187127 gene encoding protein NUCLEAR FUSION DEFECTIVE 4-like produces the protein MEALRKVVNTKWAATAASIWIQTTSGNLYTFSIYSQALKSTQGYSQSTLDTISVSKDVGANCGILSGVLYSAAVSTGGRWMRRFSGPWVVHLAGAAQSFAGYFLIWASVVGLIPRPPVVVMCLFMFVAAHAQSFFNTADVVTAVRNFPGYSGTAVGIMKGYIGLSGAILIQAYRTIFNNKPTAFLLMLALLPTINSMLLMWFVRVHESAEGDDLKRLNTFSAISMIIAAYLMVIIVLEEVLSLHFILRTIAFFLLLLLLASPLYVAIKAAGGEDPRQQKLAGEHSDVSGLEYHIVPGDGDQEDSAQEKAVLGSGEDRDLLQAVRTVDFWLLFLAMACGMGSGLATVNNLSQIGRSLGYKSYEISTMISLWSIWNFLGRFGAGYVSDILLRAQGWARPLFMALTLLALSIGHLVISSGLRGSLYGGTVVVGIAYGSQWSLMPTISSEIFGVEHMGTIFNTITMANPVGSYLFSVRVIGYIYDREASGEGFKCKGTHCFSLSFIIMASATLVGSLAALWLFFRTRDFYNQVIRRRLQG, from the exons ATGGAAGCTCTGAGGAAGGTGGTGAACACGAAATGGGCGGCAACAGCGGCGAGCATATGGATCCAGACTACGAGTGGGAACCTCTACACATTCTCCATCTATTCTCAGGCCCTCAAGTCGACGCAGGGCTACTCGCAGTCGACCCTCGACACCATCTCGGTCTCCAAAGACGTCGGTGCCAACTGCGGCATCCTCTCCGGCGTCCTCTACTCAGCTGCAGTCTCCACGGGTGGCCGCTGGATGAGGCGATTCAGCGGGCCATGGGTCGTCCACCTCGCGGGGGCAGCCCAGAGCTTTGCAGGGTATTTCCTCATCTGGGCCTCCGTCGTTGGCCTCATCCCGAGGCCGCCGGTTGTGGTCATGTGCCTGTTCATGTTCGTCGCGGCACACGCGCAGAGCTTCTTCAACACGGCGGATGTGGTCACAGCTGTTCGGAACTTCCCTGGGTATAGCGGAACTGCCGTTGGGATCATGAAG GGATATATCGGCCTAAGCGGGGCAATACTAATTCAGGCATACCGGACGATATTTAACAATAAGCCCACAGCGTTCCTCCTCATGCTCGCCCTCTTGCCGACCATCAACTCGATGCTCCTCATGTGGTTTGTAAGAGTACACGAATCGGCAGAGGGAGACGACCTGAAGCGGCTCAACACGTTCTCGGCCATATCCATGATCATTGCAGCTTATCTCATGGTGATAATTGTCCTGGAAGAGGTCCTAAGCCTTCATTTCATACTACGGACAATCGCCTTCTTTTTGTTGCTGCTGCTACTTGCTTCCCCTCTTTATGTCGCCATTAAGGCCGCAGGAGGAGAAGATCCTCGACAACAGAAGTTAGCAGGAGAACATAGCGACGTAAGTGGTTTGGAGTATCATATAGTGCCTGGTGATGGAGATCAAGAAGATAGTGCCCAGGAAAAAGCTGTGTTGGGCAGTGGAGAAGATCGAGATTTGCTGCAAGCGGTTAGAACGGTTGACTTCTGGCTCTTGTTTCTCGCGATGGCATGTGGGATGGGATCTGGGCTTGCCACTGTAAACAATTTGAGCCAAATAGGCAGGTCCCTCGGGTATAAGAGCTACGAGATCAGCACCATGATCTCCCTGTGGAGCATATGGAACTTCCTGGGCCGATTCGGAGCAGGGTACGTGTCGGACATCCTTCTGCGAGCCCAGGGTTGGGCCCGCCCACTTTTCATGGCTCTAACTTTACTGGCATTGAGCATTGGCCACCTTGTGATCAGTTCTGGTCTGCGTGGTTCCTTGTACGGCGGTACAGTGGTGGTTGGGATAGCCTATGGCTCACAGTGGTCCCTTATGCCGACAATATCGTCGGAGATATTTGGCGTAGAACATATGGGAACAATATTCAATACAATCACGATGGCAAATCCCGTTGGCTCGTATCTCTTCTCCGTGAGGGTGATAGGATACATTTACGACCGAGAAGCATCAGGAGAAGGGTTTAAGTGCAAAGGAACACACTGCTTTAGTTTGTCTTTCATTATCATGGCCTCTGCTACCCTCGTCGGGTCGCTTGCTGCACTATGGCTGTTCTTCAGGACTCGAGATTTCTACAATCAGGTCATCCGCCGGAGACTACAAGGATGA